In Legionellales bacterium, the genomic window GTTACACCAGTAACGGTACTCAAGTAAAAGATTTTGGTACCGTCACTTTAAATGCTGCCAATTCTACTCCAAAACCTATTATAGTTCCGACGAGTGATATTGCTAACGTTGCTTATGTGCGAATTTACGGGTATTTTTCATACCCGGATACTCCACTTACTACGTGCCCTAAACCCGCTGTGCAGCCAGAAGGAATTATTTCAGGCACAACAAATTATGCGTTTTATACAAAATGCCTCAAAGCCATTCCCGATAACACCGTCATCACGATAACTGATGGTGAGACGGATACACAGGATTCACATATTCTTGATAATGCTCCGACGGGTTGTACACCTTAAGGAAACCTATATATATTATCCAACAACGCACTCCTTTACGAGTGCGTTGTCGTTTTATAAAATTGAGAAAGCAGATTAAAAAATAGTTTAATCATCTCTGGATTAATTTTTTGCTGATGCAGCGTTTTAGCTCCCAACGTTTGCACCAAAACTTCCCCCGAATTCAAAAAACTCAAGATGTAATCTTTCGTCACCAATCCCATATAACTATAACTGCCCACAATTAAATACGGTTGTAATTTTTGAATAAATAAATTTTCACCGATGCTGTAATCATTTGTTGGATTGCGACAGTGAAATACATCTTGTAATAACGTGGGGACAATATCGTAATGAGAAGTGGGGTAATTAATTGTATCAGCATTTTTTCCCGGCCAATGGATCACTAACGGCACTTGTATTTGATAGCGCGTAAAATTGCTGGCATGTTCCCAATAATTTAAATGATTGTCATTAAATTCTTGTCCGTGATCGCTAGTAATAATAATGATCGAATTATCCCACAAACCTTGTGCTTTAATTGCCGCTAAATCTTTGGCAACTTCGCCGTCAATAAAATGCAAAGCGTTACGATAGCGATTTAAATATGGGATAAGATTGGTATCATTATTTAACAATAAGCGATTGCAGTGTTGAATGGCGGGTTGAAACGGTTGCGGATAATCTTGCAAGGTGCAATAAGCGTGAGCAGAATCATAAAATAAAAAGGCAAACTTGGGTTGTGGATGCTTCTGTAAAAATGTTTGAAATTCTTGAGTAATTTTTCGATCGCGATCGACTGCATAATTACCTGGCGTAATACGTTGCAAATGTTTAATCTTAACAAAAATATTTTCATAAAGTGGGGGAACATATAAATTAGCGCTGGCAAAAATGCCAATGGAATAGTGAAATTGTTGTAATATATCGATCAACACAGGGCTGGTTTTGGATGCTGTCATCGCTGTCCAATATTGGCTAGGGATACTGTAAAATAACGAAAATAATCCCGGTAGTGTGGCATTTCCTCCGCTAAAATGCTGTTTAAACTCAATCGACTGTTGGGCAAAGCGAGCAATATTTGGTGTAATCTCAGGAGTTAAACTATCAAAGCGCCAAGCATCGATGCCAATAATAAAAATATTCGGTAATTTTTCATTAGGCTTAATGATTAAAGGATGTTGGGGATAATTTAAGGGCGCTGAGTTTTGTGCTAATTGCGAATAACGCGTTTCACTTTCGCGTTGTAAAAACTGTGCCATATTTTTGGGAAAGACTACGTTAATGAAAATATCATAACCAGGAAAAATCACATTTTGTTTACTAAACTGATTAATACCTGTGCTAGCACCTAAAATTAATAAAATAAACGATAGGATTAAACATCCACCATTCACTATCGCGTAGCGTTTAATCATGCGGAGGGAAAATCGCTTGCTGCAATAAGCTGCGAGAAAATGCACGCAGATTTGCGCACTCATCATCAACCCAATCATAAAGAACAACATCAGGTTTTCACGCGATGAAAAATTTAATACATCATTCCCCATACTGCCGGAAATAAACATGGAAAAAATCATGCTATTTAAATGAAAGCGATAAAGATTAAAAATATAAGTGTCAGTGTACAATAATAATAATGCAAGGCTAAATAACATTGAACTTAATAAAAAAATTAGCCGTCGCCAGGGTAATATGATACTAATCACCATCATCAACAGACTTGGCAGGAATGCGAGTAATGCAAAATAACTGCAATAGGTTATCAATAAATAAAAATAGACGAGAATTTTTCCGAAGATATTAATAGGGCCTAAATACGGGCCTAAAAAATACAAATTCAGTGGTAAGACATTAAATAAATAGTGTGACGCGATTAACCACATCAGTACAGTATTGAATAACCATATCCATAATAACAATTTAAGCAAAGAAAAACGCGCAGTAGAATTAAATCGTCGCATGATGTGGGTTTTTTTCCTGAGAATGGATGAGCCGTTGCAATTCTTGATGAATGGCTAATAAATCAATCCAGGCTTTGGCTTTATCGCTGGGAGATCGTAATAAATACGCCGGATGAAATGTCACGCGCAACGGTATGCCTTGAAAATCGAATTGCTGCCCGCGCAATTGATTTAAAGGTGTTGTGGTTTTTAATAAAAAATGCGCGGCGATGCGTCCCACGGCGACAATCATTTTAGGTTGTAGTAATTCAATTTGTTGAATTAAAAAAGGCGTGCAGGAAGTAACTTCTTCGGGTTTGGGATCGCGATTATTCGGCGGGCGACATTTTAAAATATTGGCAATAAAAACCGTTTGACGATTTAAGCCAATCGCTTTCAACATATTATCCAGCAATTGCCCAGCACGTCCCACAAACGGTTCGCCTTGTTGATCTTCATGAAATCCGGGAGCTTCACCTACAATCAATAAATCCGCTTGGCGATTACCCACACCAAACACAGTTTGGGTACGGGTTTTTTCTAATCCACAGGCTTGGCAATTCTTGATTTTGTGATTCAACGCTTCCCAAGGATTCGCCAAATCTTGATTTTCCGCTGATGCAATAGTGCACTCTCGCGACTGCCACACCGTCACGCCCATTTGTTGTAAATAAAAAATTCGTTGCTGCTCGTTCATGGGCGCTATTTTATCCTGTTTTTACCCGCTGATGCGACATATTTAGAGTGGCTGGATAGTCAATCATGTCTATGTCTATAATGCTTAATTGGCAATCGAGTATGCTCACCTAGGCGCTTGCAGCCAACTGCTGGGGATCAATTTAATACTTGCGTATTCTCAGTAGGTAACAGATTTAATGAGGAGTATAGATAACATGATGTATGGTGAACTTTGCACAGAATTTTATAATGCAGATAAGTTATTTGCTGCTGCAGAAGAATTAACGTTTTATCAGGAATTATTTTCAAAGCAAGATAAGTTGCTCGAGCCGATGTGTGGTTCAGGAAGATTATTAATTCCGCTCGTACAACAGGGTTTCACCGTGGATGGGTTTGATGCTTCAGCAGCCATGTTACACAGTTGCAAGCAACGCGCACAAGCGTCAAACGTTACCGCCTTCGTCACTGAAAATACCATTGATACTTTTGAAGCGGCAATTTTATATCAAGGTATTATTATTCCACTCGGATCATTCCAATTATTGTATCCTCATCAAAAAGCTTACCAAGCGTTAACACAATTTTATGATTGGTTAGTTCCTGCGGGAAAATTAGTAATGGATTTATTTATCCCATGGGATGCGTTATACGAACATGCAGAAGTCGATGCCAGCACTCGCAAAGTGAAGTTATCCGCTACCGATTCTATCACCCTCACTAATCAAACGTTTGTTAATAAATTTGAACAATATTTAATTTCCAAATCGCATTATGCCAAATATTCCGGTGATGCGCTTATTCAAGAAGAATACGAAGAAATGAATATATTATGGTATTATCGGCATGAAATGGGATTGATGTTAGAAAAATTTGGTTTTAAAAACATCCAATATCGAAAACGTTTTTTAAATGGCAGTGATCATTTAACCTTTATTGCCGAAAAATAATTTATTTTGTATCGCAAAATTCAGGTGCTGATTGATCTAATACCCTGTTCAGGCTTGAATTTTAGGCTTTGTTACCCAACTAATTAGTAATGCGTTGCGACTTTTAATCTTTGTTAGTTACCTTCGATGATTCAGACGACGACTTAACATAAAATTCTTGTCCAACGCGCTGAATATGTGCCAATAGTTCAGGATTTTCGATGTGATGATAAATCGACAGATCAATTGTGTAGGGTAACAACAAATCATCTAAGGCGAGGTCAATCGCCACCAAATCGGTATAGGTGAGTTGTTCTCCTTGCAGCGTTAAATCGATATCCGATGCGTGGCGATAATTTGCTTTAGCTCGCGAACCATACAAAATAGCTTTTTCAATGTGCGGATAGCATCGCAATACGGTTTGAATCGCTG contains:
- a CDS encoding sulfatase-like hydrolase/transferase; protein product: MRRFNSTARFSLLKLLLWIWLFNTVLMWLIASHYLFNVLPLNLYFLGPYLGPINIFGKILVYFYLLITYCSYFALLAFLPSLLMMVISIILPWRRLIFLLSSMLFSLALLLLYTDTYIFNLYRFHLNSMIFSMFISGSMGNDVLNFSSRENLMLFFMIGLMMSAQICVHFLAAYCSKRFSLRMIKRYAIVNGGCLILSFILLILGASTGINQFSKQNVIFPGYDIFINVVFPKNMAQFLQRESETRYSQLAQNSAPLNYPQHPLIIKPNEKLPNIFIIGIDAWRFDSLTPEITPNIARFAQQSIEFKQHFSGGNATLPGLFSLFYSIPSQYWTAMTASKTSPVLIDILQQFHYSIGIFASANLYVPPLYENIFVKIKHLQRITPGNYAVDRDRKITQEFQTFLQKHPQPKFAFLFYDSAHAYCTLQDYPQPFQPAIQHCNRLLLNNDTNLIPYLNRYRNALHFIDGEVAKDLAAIKAQGLWDNSIIIITSDHGQEFNDNHLNYWEHASNFTRYQIQVPLVIHWPGKNADTINYPTSHYDIVPTLLQDVFHCRNPTNDYSIGENLFIQKLQPYLIVGSYSYMGLVTKDYILSFLNSGEVLVQTLGAKTLHQQKINPEMIKLFFNLLSQFYKTTTHS
- a CDS encoding uracil-DNA glycosylase, encoding MNEQQRIFYLQQMGVTVWQSRECTIASAENQDLANPWEALNHKIKNCQACGLEKTRTQTVFGVGNRQADLLIVGEAPGFHEDQQGEPFVGRAGQLLDNMLKAIGLNRQTVFIANILKCRPPNNRDPKPEEVTSCTPFLIQQIELLQPKMIVAVGRIAAHFLLKTTTPLNQLRGQQFDFQGIPLRVTFHPAYLLRSPSDKAKAWIDLLAIHQELQRLIHSQEKNPHHATI
- a CDS encoding class I SAM-dependent methyltransferase: MMYGELCTEFYNADKLFAAAEELTFYQELFSKQDKLLEPMCGSGRLLIPLVQQGFTVDGFDASAAMLHSCKQRAQASNVTAFVTENTIDTFEAAILYQGIIIPLGSFQLLYPHQKAYQALTQFYDWLVPAGKLVMDLFIPWDALYEHAEVDASTRKVKLSATDSITLTNQTFVNKFEQYLISKSHYAKYSGDALIQEEYEEMNILWYYRHEMGLMLEKFGFKNIQYRKRFLNGSDHLTFIAEK
- a CDS encoding nucleotidyltransferase domain-containing protein; translated protein: MNSPDKKKYGLNDKDIAAIQTVLRCYPHIEKAILYGSRAKANYRHASDIDLTLQGEQLTYTDLVAIDLALDDLLLPYTIDLSIYHHIENPELLAHIQRVGQEFYVKSSSESSKVTNKD